One genomic segment of Paenibacillus durus includes these proteins:
- a CDS encoding WG repeat-containing protein has product MKKIGLALLIGCMTILMSGICFAASSATQIKLSQTPINFSPVRPASDGQFHDGLLFSEQSDGTLVYYNAKGQEAFTLPAWIKPLSDFSEQRAMVMNTKTKLVGYINTKGALAIPCKYADGERFSEKVAHVSIPDSTEQAIIDRSGKIVHTFNQTYDSDYAFSGGLAAAYAPKGGKLGFINTSGELVIPYQYTYARRFSEGVALVRNGKGKYGFIDAAGKTIIPFQFNAGSDFSGGLAAVENAKGKWGYININGKTVIPFKYYGAGNFSEGLAYVYNSKGKLGYINKNGTQIIAYQQYNRAFDFKEGVALVGIESKSGADSKFGYIDRQGKLLTKLEYRMESSSFNGGSAAALKTLGKGVILTKVL; this is encoded by the coding sequence GTGAAGAAAATTGGATTAGCGTTACTGATTGGATGTATGACAATCCTTATGTCGGGAATCTGCTTCGCAGCTTCATCCGCAACACAGATCAAGTTATCACAAACGCCGATAAATTTCAGTCCTGTCCGGCCTGCAAGCGACGGGCAATTCCATGACGGCTTACTATTCTCCGAACAATCGGATGGAACTCTTGTCTACTACAATGCGAAAGGACAAGAAGCCTTTACCCTTCCCGCATGGATCAAACCGTTAAGCGATTTTTCCGAACAGCGGGCGATGGTAATGAACACGAAAACCAAGCTTGTGGGATATATCAACACCAAAGGCGCGCTGGCAATTCCCTGCAAGTATGCGGATGGAGAAAGGTTCTCGGAGAAAGTTGCTCATGTGTCCATTCCGGATTCAACGGAACAGGCGATTATTGACCGCTCTGGGAAAATAGTTCATACCTTTAACCAAACGTACGATTCGGATTATGCCTTCAGCGGCGGCTTAGCGGCGGCTTATGCGCCGAAAGGCGGCAAGCTCGGGTTTATCAATACCTCCGGGGAATTGGTCATTCCGTACCAATACACGTATGCGCGCAGATTCAGCGAAGGAGTGGCCCTTGTTCGAAACGGCAAAGGAAAATACGGGTTCATTGATGCAGCGGGTAAAACGATCATCCCCTTCCAATTTAACGCAGGAAGCGATTTTTCCGGAGGGTTAGCGGCTGTTGAAAATGCCAAGGGAAAATGGGGCTATATTAATATAAATGGAAAGACGGTTATTCCTTTTAAATATTACGGCGCCGGTAATTTTAGCGAGGGCTTGGCTTACGTGTACAATTCAAAAGGAAAACTCGGTTATATTAATAAGAACGGAACTCAGATTATTGCTTATCAGCAGTATAATAGAGCATTTGACTTTAAAGAAGGAGTCGCTTTGGTAGGAATTGAATCAAAATCCGGAGCAGACAGCAAATTTGGTTATATAGACCGCCAGGGCAAGTTGCTCACCAAGCTTGAGTATAGAATGGAATCTTCTTCATTTAACGGCGGGTCCGCTGCGGCGCTTAAGACTTTAGGCAAGGGAGTTATCCTCACAAAAGTCCTTTAA
- a CDS encoding carbohydrate ABC transporter permease, producing MKKHIAGQAAVYLILILAAVFALYPVVYSFFLSVMTPEEASAFPPSIVPHSFNPANFIDVFGIVPIAAFIGNTFLVSGIVMIGQLITASLAAYAFAKMDFKGKGFIFSLFVASMMVPWEVTMIPNYLTVRSLNWLDTYQGLTVPFLATAFGTFLLRQFFLQLPKELFEAARMDGCGHIRYFLLHVLPLSRPAIGTLAVYSFLNTYNSYLWPLLITNSEMMRTVQIGISMLEFQESTSWNLVFAGISLVILPSLLLLVFGLKQLVRGMAAGALKG from the coding sequence ATGAAAAAGCATATTGCCGGACAAGCCGCCGTCTATCTCATCCTTATCTTGGCAGCCGTATTCGCGCTGTATCCGGTCGTGTACAGCTTCTTTCTGTCTGTGATGACGCCGGAGGAAGCGAGCGCCTTTCCGCCGTCCATTGTTCCGCATTCGTTCAATCCGGCAAATTTCATCGACGTATTCGGAATTGTGCCGATCGCGGCCTTCATCGGAAATACGTTTCTTGTCTCAGGCATTGTTATGATCGGCCAACTCATTACGGCAAGCCTTGCGGCTTATGCATTTGCCAAAATGGACTTTAAGGGCAAGGGCTTCATTTTCAGCCTGTTTGTCGCTTCGATGATGGTTCCCTGGGAAGTGACGATGATCCCGAATTATTTGACGGTCCGCAGCCTGAACTGGCTTGATACGTATCAGGGCCTGACGGTTCCTTTTCTGGCGACGGCGTTCGGCACCTTCCTGCTGCGCCAGTTCTTCCTCCAGCTCCCGAAGGAGCTGTTCGAGGCGGCGAGGATGGATGGCTGCGGGCATATCCGCTATTTTCTGCTGCATGTGCTGCCGCTGTCCCGGCCTGCGATCGGCACCCTGGCTGTCTATTCCTTTTTAAATACGTATAACTCCTATTTATGGCCGCTGCTGATTACGAACAGTGAAATGATGCGGACGGTGCAGATCGGCATTTCCATGCTGGAATTTCAAGAATCGACGTCGTGGAATCTGGTGTTTGCCGGAATTTCGCTCGTAATTTTGCCTTCACTGCTGCTGCTTGTATTCGGGCTGAAGCAGCTGGTGCGGGGCATGGCGGCGGGAGCGCTGAAGGGCTAG
- a CDS encoding response regulator, which yields MLDLRPVVLVVDDTPDNIALLSGLLKESYRVKIATNGEKALAVAKSAPPDLILLDIMMPVMDGYETCRRLKMDKELEDIPVIFLTAKEEAEDENKGFELGAVDYITKPISAPVLLSRVKTHLILKQSNHFLKDKNHFLEKEISRRIKEISLVQEVTIMSMAALAEIRDVDTGNHIQRTKLYIEELATHLARTPKYSGILNRETVDLIVTSAPLHDIGKVGIPDHILLKPGSLTKEEFEIMKTHTTLGKEAILRAEQLMNKKETFFRYAKEIVYSHHEKWDGTGYPEGLAGEQIPLSARLMAIADVYDALTSKRVYKDAMSHEQAVQIIEGNAGKHFDPDIVRIFLGCQRKFQEISALYQNEEVH from the coding sequence ATGCTTGACCTGAGACCCGTTGTATTAGTAGTGGATGATACACCTGATAACATTGCTTTACTTAGCGGCCTCCTGAAAGAAAGTTACAGAGTAAAAATCGCCACGAACGGCGAAAAGGCGCTCGCGGTAGCCAAGTCCGCACCGCCCGATTTAATACTGCTGGATATCATGATGCCGGTCATGGACGGTTATGAAACATGCCGGCGGCTGAAAATGGATAAGGAGCTGGAGGATATTCCGGTCATCTTTCTAACTGCCAAAGAAGAAGCGGAGGATGAGAACAAAGGGTTCGAGCTGGGGGCAGTTGACTATATTACGAAACCGATTAGCGCGCCAGTTCTGCTGTCGCGGGTGAAGACGCATTTGATTCTCAAGCAGTCCAACCATTTCCTCAAAGACAAGAACCATTTTCTTGAGAAGGAGATATCGAGGCGGATCAAGGAAATTTCTCTCGTTCAGGAGGTGACCATCATGTCGATGGCTGCCCTTGCCGAGATTAGGGATGTCGATACCGGAAACCATATCCAGCGGACGAAGCTGTATATTGAAGAACTGGCCACTCATCTTGCCCGGACGCCCAAATACAGCGGGATCTTAAACCGGGAGACGGTTGACCTGATTGTCACCTCGGCACCGCTTCATGACATCGGGAAGGTGGGAATACCGGATCACATTCTGCTGAAGCCGGGGAGTCTGACCAAGGAAGAGTTCGAAATTATGAAGACCCACACAACTTTGGGTAAAGAAGCGATTCTGCGGGCGGAGCAGCTGATGAACAAGAAAGAGACATTTTTCCGGTACGCGAAGGAAATCGTATATTCCCATCATGAAAAATGGGACGGTACAGGCTATCCTGAAGGACTTGCGGGGGAACAGATTCCGCTCTCGGCAAGGCTGATGGCGATCGCCGACGTTTATGACGCGCTTACGAGCAAAAGGGTGTACAAGGATGCCATGTCCCATGAACAGGCGGTTCAGATAATCGAGGGGAATGCGGGCAAGCATTTCGATCCGGATATCGTTCGGATATTTCTTGGCTGCCAGCGTAAATTCCAGGAGATATCCGCCCTGTACCAAAATGAGGAAGTGCACTGA
- a CDS encoding NADPH-dependent oxidoreductase produces the protein MLSTLANHRSYREFSQRYVEQEVLEKVIGAAQAAPSWINGQHVTIISVRDEERKRQLSVLSGNQKHVAGAPVFLVFCMDFYRAKLAGEIENISFEAERDVDVLLTGATDVGIALEAAIVAAESLGLGIIPIGGVRRNTRGVIDLLKLPKYVFPVVGLCVGYTEAQVPKQPRLPLHAIWHEESYNSDQAGYLRELNETQRQLLKAQGLEEKDWTGRVAAFFAANPEYSDAKRTLKEQGFTCDNLKEE, from the coding sequence GTGCTTTCAACGTTAGCTAATCACCGCTCCTACCGGGAGTTTTCGCAGCGGTATGTGGAGCAGGAAGTATTGGAGAAGGTAATCGGGGCAGCGCAGGCAGCTCCCTCATGGATCAACGGGCAGCATGTGACGATCATTTCCGTCCGGGACGAGGAGCGAAAACGGCAGCTGTCCGTTCTCAGCGGGAACCAGAAGCATGTGGCTGGGGCTCCGGTGTTTCTTGTGTTCTGCATGGACTTTTACCGCGCCAAGCTGGCCGGTGAGATCGAGAATATTTCATTCGAAGCGGAACGGGATGTGGATGTTCTGCTGACCGGCGCGACCGATGTGGGAATTGCGCTGGAAGCCGCGATTGTCGCGGCGGAATCTCTTGGCCTGGGCATCATTCCGATCGGCGGAGTCCGGCGGAATACGCGCGGCGTTATCGATCTTCTTAAGCTGCCGAAATATGTATTCCCCGTAGTTGGGCTTTGCGTAGGCTATACCGAAGCGCAGGTGCCGAAGCAGCCCCGCCTTCCTCTCCATGCGATATGGCATGAAGAGAGCTATAATTCGGATCAGGCCGGTTATCTGAGGGAGCTTAACGAAACCCAGCGCCAATTATTGAAAGCCCAGGGCTTGGAGGAAAAAGACTGGACCGGACGGGTCGCGGCCTTCTTCGCCGCCAATCCGGAATACAGCGATGCGAAGCGAACGCTGAAAGAGCAGGGCTTTACCTGCGACAACCTCAAAGAGGAGTAA
- a CDS encoding response regulator, which translates to MASIHSIVYVVILIMAFFIVLLYVKQIKDAKKMLETEKKYNEQLRLYLNVIEQSPLSIIITDTHSQIEYINPYFTKITGYTMEEAVGQTPRILKSEDTAPETYWEMWRTISKGDNWQGEFINKKKNGEKYTEAVIISSIKDDHQKITHYVGIKENVSEYKRIKKELLDQLYFTSQLIDTLPHPLFYLDVEGYFLGCNAAYEQAFNVKRLELTGLHTKDLAHLPRTSYEELDEMRREVTGNGRPAQRQLKRHFADGKEHDILYSLSAYHLSDGTEGGYLGIMMDITDLKIKEKELLESRNFLDIIINHIPVMVYVKDAEDLKIYKANQACADFLERSPEEINGLGNADLFPPEVARKQSATDRKVLESGQTVSEIEILPGDSEQGTLRYVQTSKLPIMDADGNALFLLGVSEDITGLKQKESELTQALYMAEEATAAKSEFLANMSHEIRTPMNAIIGLAHLALKTELSPKQRDYLSKIHNAGTSLLGIVNEILDFSKVESGKLELEVTEFELPEVITDAVAMSSQSASDKGLELMYYTPADVPVNLTGDPLRLQQVLTNLVSNAVKFTEKGEVVVRVEQVRRVHNRIKLKFSVRDTGIGLSKEAEARLFQAFTQADNSTTRKFGGTGLGLAISRKLVEMMGGNLWAESKAGVGSTFAFTAWFGVSKANSSAAREMPKEMRSLRMLVVDDNQAARELLVKNLQDFNCSASAVSSGEEAIHALEAADENEPYDLVFLDWEIEGEYGLDTARRIKKHATLKSIPAVILVTAFGKDVYLKEADAADLDDVLVKPVNQSLLYDTIINLFAPHNGELPLPSGVNEKDYKLAGLRALLAEDNEINQQIAVELLRSQGIETEIASNGAEAVRMIGERPEPYFQLVLMDMQMPVMDGFEAARRIREKGSELPIIAMTARTMPEEREKCLAAGMNDHVSKPIDPDILFSIIDKWTPGDVKSKLTQAVSGGAGQEENIAAPSFPHIHGIDTVNSRKRTGNNEILYISLLRKYADNHGNTVKRIKKAVDRRDFGEAHRLVHNLKGVSGNIGAMEVQTLSDEISALLSEGPAGEEIMPLIERLDTAVLSISEEIRSALREITSSSAEAEGDMPPRRPMKQEIGRLLDLLKASDSEAVDYFNTVKNQLKAWMEPEDWRETEQSIGIFDFEDAIDRIERVARNSNQYIEGDENA; encoded by the coding sequence GTGGCTTCCATACATAGTATTGTTTACGTAGTGATTCTCATAATGGCTTTTTTTATTGTACTCCTGTATGTAAAACAGATTAAAGACGCCAAAAAAATGCTGGAGACCGAAAAGAAGTACAATGAACAATTGCGCCTGTATCTGAACGTCATCGAGCAATCACCGCTTTCCATCATTATCACCGATACGCACAGCCAGATTGAATACATCAATCCTTATTTTACGAAGATAACCGGATACACCATGGAAGAGGCGGTCGGCCAAACGCCGCGTATTCTTAAGTCGGAAGATACGGCGCCGGAAACCTATTGGGAGATGTGGAGAACAATCAGCAAGGGCGACAACTGGCAGGGGGAATTTATCAACAAGAAAAAGAACGGAGAGAAGTACACGGAAGCCGTCATCATCTCCTCAATCAAGGACGATCACCAGAAGATCACTCATTATGTAGGCATCAAAGAGAATGTATCCGAATATAAACGCATAAAAAAAGAGCTTCTGGACCAGCTTTACTTTACGTCCCAGCTTATCGACACTTTGCCCCATCCGTTATTTTATTTGGATGTAGAGGGTTATTTCCTTGGCTGCAATGCCGCCTACGAGCAGGCATTCAATGTGAAGCGGCTGGAATTGACCGGTCTGCATACGAAGGACTTGGCGCATTTGCCCCGAACAAGCTATGAAGAGCTGGATGAGATGAGAAGAGAAGTGACCGGAAATGGCAGACCCGCTCAAAGGCAGCTTAAGAGGCATTTTGCCGACGGCAAAGAGCATGATATTCTTTATTCTCTGTCGGCTTATCATTTGTCAGATGGCACCGAGGGCGGGTATTTAGGCATCATGATGGATATCACCGATCTGAAGATTAAGGAAAAGGAGCTTCTGGAGAGCCGGAATTTTCTGGATATCATCATTAATCATATCCCTGTGATGGTCTATGTTAAAGATGCGGAAGACTTGAAGATCTATAAAGCGAATCAGGCCTGCGCCGATTTCCTGGAACGTTCCCCCGAGGAAATAAATGGATTGGGCAATGCCGATCTGTTCCCTCCGGAGGTAGCCAGGAAGCAGAGCGCTACGGACCGAAAAGTCCTGGAGAGCGGACAGACCGTAAGCGAGATTGAAATTTTACCGGGTGACAGCGAGCAGGGTACGCTCCGTTATGTCCAGACCTCGAAGCTGCCCATTATGGACGCTGATGGTAATGCCCTCTTTCTTCTGGGCGTTTCCGAGGACATTACCGGGCTGAAGCAAAAGGAAAGCGAGCTTACTCAAGCTCTGTACATGGCGGAAGAGGCGACAGCCGCCAAATCCGAGTTTTTGGCCAATATGAGCCATGAAATTCGTACCCCGATGAACGCCATTATCGGACTGGCCCATCTGGCGCTCAAGACCGAACTCAGTCCGAAGCAGAGAGACTATTTGTCCAAAATACATAATGCCGGAACATCTCTGCTTGGCATTGTTAACGAGATCCTTGATTTTTCCAAGGTGGAATCCGGAAAGCTCGAACTGGAGGTTACGGAATTCGAACTCCCGGAAGTGATCACGGACGCCGTTGCCATGTCGAGCCAATCCGCATCCGACAAAGGCCTGGAGCTGATGTATTACACACCGGCCGATGTTCCGGTTAATCTGACCGGCGATCCGCTTCGCCTTCAGCAGGTTCTGACCAATCTGGTAAGCAATGCGGTGAAATTTACGGAGAAGGGCGAAGTTGTCGTCCGGGTCGAGCAGGTCCGCCGTGTACACAACAGGATTAAGCTGAAATTCAGCGTGCGTGATACGGGGATCGGCCTTAGTAAAGAAGCGGAAGCAAGACTCTTTCAGGCGTTCACGCAGGCGGACAACTCCACCACACGCAAATTCGGCGGAACCGGGCTCGGACTTGCCATCAGCCGCAAGCTGGTCGAGATGATGGGAGGGAACCTGTGGGCGGAGAGCAAGGCGGGCGTGGGGAGCACCTTTGCGTTTACGGCATGGTTCGGCGTCAGCAAGGCAAACAGCTCCGCAGCAAGGGAGATGCCCAAGGAAATGAGATCGCTTCGGATGCTTGTCGTTGACGATAATCAGGCCGCAAGAGAGCTTCTGGTCAAAAATCTGCAGGATTTCAATTGCAGCGCATCCGCCGTATCATCCGGAGAAGAAGCGATTCATGCTCTTGAAGCAGCGGATGAGAATGAACCATATGATCTCGTATTTTTGGATTGGGAGATTGAGGGCGAATATGGACTTGACACCGCCAGGAGGATAAAAAAACACGCAACGCTTAAATCCATTCCCGCGGTTATTCTCGTTACGGCTTTTGGGAAGGACGTTTATTTAAAAGAGGCCGATGCCGCGGATTTGGACGATGTACTGGTCAAGCCCGTTAATCAATCCCTGCTGTACGACACCATTATCAACCTGTTCGCACCGCACAATGGGGAACTGCCTCTCCCCTCAGGTGTGAATGAGAAAGATTATAAGCTAGCGGGTCTAAGGGCCCTGCTGGCCGAGGATAATGAGATCAATCAGCAAATCGCCGTTGAACTGCTGAGAAGTCAGGGAATTGAGACGGAGATCGCTTCAAACGGAGCGGAGGCTGTCCGGATGATCGGGGAACGGCCGGAACCCTATTTCCAACTGGTGCTGATGGATATGCAAATGCCGGTAATGGACGGATTTGAAGCTGCGCGAAGAATTCGGGAGAAGGGTTCGGAGCTGCCAATCATCGCCATGACTGCCCGTACGATGCCGGAAGAAAGGGAGAAATGCCTGGCGGCAGGCATGAACGATCATGTATCCAAGCCGATCGACCCCGATATTCTGTTCAGCATAATCGATAAATGGACGCCAGGCGATGTGAAAAGCAAGCTTACGCAGGCGGTTAGCGGAGGTGCCGGGCAAGAGGAAAACATCGCGGCGCCGTCCTTCCCGCACATCCATGGAATCGATACAGTGAACAGCCGCAAGCGTACCGGAAACAACGAGATTTTATATATTAGTCTGCTGCGGAAATACGCGGACAATCACGGCAACACCGTAAAGCGGATCAAGAAGGCCGTGGATCGTCGGGATTTCGGCGAAGCGCATAGGCTTGTGCACAACTTAAAAGGCGTATCCGGCAATATCGGCGCTATGGAGGTACAGACCTTATCGGACGAAATCAGCGCATTGCTGTCCGAAGGGCCGGCCGGGGAGGAGATTATGCCGCTTATTGAGAGACTTGACACTGCCGTCCTCAGCATATCGGAAGAAATCCGTTCCGCATTAAGAGAAATTACCAGTTCCAGTGCCGAAGCAGAAGGGGATATGCCTCCTCGCCGGCCGATGAAGCAGGAGATAGGCCGGCTGCTGGATCTGTTGAAGGCTAGCGACAGCGAAGCGGTGGACTATTTCAATACGGTGAAGAATCAGTTAAAGGCATGGATGGAGCCGGAAGATTGGCGCGAAACGGAGCAATCGATCGGGATATTCGATTTTGAAGACGCGATTGACCGGATTGAAAGGGTGGCAAGGAACAGCAATCAGTACATTGAGGGTGATGAGAATGCTTGA
- a CDS encoding ABC transporter substrate-binding protein, whose translation MKRFGFRRFRFRRGMILVLAMFMVILAGCGGNSGANANTEATNTSSNNASSSDKGTASTAAAPVKITWWHSMSGTGEKAINKIVTDFNASHPDIQVEAVYQGKYDESLNKLKASLGSNSGPDLMQVYEIGSKFMIDSKMITPVQKFIDEDKFDLSSLEPNIIRYYTIGGQLNAMPFNTSNPILYYNKDAFKAAGLDPENPPKTFEEYEAAAKALSKNGKPGAAIAIYGWFMEQLFANQNAEYVNGGNGRDQAATESLLASDAGVKTLEWWKKMVDEKAVANLGRDTDDTDSAFAAGQVAMTLNSTAALRKMVDAVGGKFEVGTGFLPRPEDVKEGGVVVGGASLYIMNNKPEEEQKAAWELIKYVASPEVQAEWSVSTGYFPITKAAYDQQVLKDNMAKYPQFQTAVDQLHASSASNATSGAVMGIFPEARQIVEGAIEEALNGKKEPKKALEDAAAQITDKLKQYNATVK comes from the coding sequence ATGAAAAGGTTTGGCTTTAGAAGATTTCGTTTCAGACGCGGCATGATTCTTGTGCTCGCCATGTTTATGGTGATTTTGGCAGGCTGCGGAGGGAATTCAGGCGCTAACGCAAACACTGAAGCTACCAATACATCGTCTAACAACGCATCAAGCAGCGATAAAGGCACGGCTAGCACCGCAGCGGCACCGGTGAAAATCACTTGGTGGCACTCCATGTCCGGCACCGGCGAGAAGGCAATCAACAAGATTGTAACCGACTTTAACGCCAGCCATCCTGACATTCAGGTTGAAGCGGTCTATCAGGGAAAATACGACGAGAGCTTGAACAAGCTGAAGGCTTCGCTCGGTTCTAATAGCGGTCCGGATCTGATGCAGGTGTATGAGATCGGCAGCAAATTTATGATTGACTCCAAGATGATTACTCCTGTACAGAAGTTTATCGACGAGGATAAATTTGACTTGTCTTCCCTTGAACCGAACATCATCCGTTACTATACGATTGGCGGTCAACTGAACGCGATGCCGTTCAATACGTCCAATCCAATCCTCTACTATAACAAAGACGCATTTAAAGCGGCTGGACTCGATCCCGAGAATCCGCCCAAGACCTTTGAAGAATATGAGGCGGCTGCCAAAGCGCTCAGCAAGAACGGCAAGCCGGGGGCAGCGATCGCGATTTACGGATGGTTCATGGAGCAGCTGTTCGCCAATCAGAATGCCGAGTATGTGAACGGAGGCAATGGCCGTGATCAGGCTGCAACGGAATCGCTGCTTGCTTCGGACGCTGGTGTGAAGACACTGGAGTGGTGGAAGAAGATGGTGGACGAAAAGGCCGTTGCCAACCTTGGACGTGATACGGACGATACGGACAGCGCATTTGCCGCCGGACAAGTGGCGATGACCCTGAATTCGACGGCCGCTCTGCGGAAGATGGTGGATGCGGTAGGAGGCAAGTTCGAAGTGGGAACCGGCTTTCTGCCGAGACCGGAAGACGTTAAAGAAGGCGGCGTGGTTGTAGGCGGAGCCAGTCTGTACATTATGAACAACAAGCCGGAGGAGGAGCAGAAAGCGGCTTGGGAACTTATCAAGTACGTAGCTTCCCCGGAAGTTCAGGCGGAATGGAGCGTAAGCACCGGCTACTTCCCGATCACGAAGGCAGCATACGATCAGCAGGTCTTGAAAGACAACATGGCCAAATACCCGCAGTTCCAGACTGCCGTTGATCAGCTTCATGCTTCAAGCGCCTCGAATGCTACATCAGGTGCGGTTATGGGTATTTTCCCGGAAGCGCGCCAGATCGTGGAAGGCGCAATCGAGGAGGCGCTGAACGGGAAGAAGGAGCCGAAGAAGGCGCTTGAGGATGCTGCAGCGCAGATCACCGACAAACTGAAGCAGTATAACGCGACGGTAAAATAA
- a CDS encoding LysR family transcriptional regulator: MTLQQLKYVIEVAGRGSMNEAAKRLFISQPSLSNTIRDLEDEIGITIFERTNKGISLTKEGAEFLSYARQVVEQAELLENRYLGAKPSPQHFSVSTQHYAFAVNAFVNLVREHGQEEYELALRETKTYEIIQDVKTLRSEIGILYLNEFNAKVMGRLLKDAGLVFNSLFTAKPHIFISIHNPLAKQSIVTIDQLHEYPYLSFEQGEYNSFHFSEEILSTLSHPKSIRVNDRATLFNLLIGLNGYTISTGVLSADLNGNEIIPVPLDCGESINVGWICHKDAVLSKLAIAYVEELKRATTE, translated from the coding sequence TTGACTCTACAACAACTGAAATATGTGATCGAGGTAGCGGGCCGCGGATCGATGAACGAGGCGGCGAAGCGGCTGTTCATTTCCCAGCCCAGCCTGTCCAACACGATCCGGGATCTGGAAGATGAGATCGGGATCACCATCTTTGAGCGGACGAACAAAGGCATCTCCCTCACGAAGGAAGGGGCGGAATTTTTAAGCTATGCCCGGCAGGTGGTTGAGCAGGCCGAACTGCTGGAGAACCGGTATCTTGGCGCAAAGCCGTCGCCGCAGCATTTTTCCGTATCCACCCAGCATTACGCATTTGCGGTGAATGCCTTTGTGAACCTGGTGCGCGAGCACGGGCAGGAGGAATACGAGCTCGCGCTCCGCGAGACAAAGACCTACGAAATTATCCAGGATGTCAAAACTCTTCGCAGCGAAATCGGCATTCTGTATCTGAACGAATTCAACGCCAAAGTGATGGGCAGGCTGCTGAAAGACGCAGGGCTTGTGTTTAATAGTCTGTTCACGGCGAAGCCGCATATTTTTATCAGCATCCATAACCCGCTCGCCAAGCAGTCCATCGTAACCATAGACCAGCTGCATGAGTATCCCTATCTGTCCTTTGAACAGGGGGAGTATAACTCCTTTCACTTCTCTGAGGAAATCTTGAGCACGCTCTCGCATCCCAAAAGCATACGGGTCAACGACAGGGCGACGCTGTTCAATCTCCTCATCGGGCTGAACGGATATACGATTTCTACCGGCGTGCTGAGCGCGGACCTGAACGGCAATGAGATTATTCCCGTTCCGCTGGACTGTGGCGAGAGCATCAACGTCGGCTGGATCTGCCACAAGGACGCCGTGCTCTCCAAGCTTGCTATTGCTTATGTGGAGGAACTGAAAAGGGCAACAACGGAGTAA
- a CDS encoding carbohydrate ABC transporter permease has product MLAYAFLAPSLLLFGVFMFYPLLRSVYLSLYSTDPAGRVASFVGAENFTALFSSGLFLDGIRVTVLFALLTVPAGMLLALVLAALTHNLLRGKRLFQFAFSLPMVLSVGSAAVIWKFLFHPSLGMLNYGLELAGFAPVPWLTSPKWALFSISLMTVWMNLGFNYIVISSGMQGIPDDMYESAKIGGAGPVAMFRQITIPLLSPTLFFVLVVSIISAFQSFGQINILTQGGPMDSTNVFVYSIYREAFVNFRFGTGSAQALLLFVVIMLLTLIQFKWIERKVHYQ; this is encoded by the coding sequence ATGCTTGCGTATGCTTTTCTCGCACCTTCTCTGCTGCTGTTTGGGGTGTTTATGTTCTATCCGCTGCTGCGGTCGGTGTATCTCAGTCTGTACAGCACGGACCCGGCGGGAAGAGTGGCCTCCTTTGTCGGAGCCGAGAATTTCACGGCATTGTTTTCCTCCGGCCTGTTCCTGGATGGCATTCGCGTTACCGTGCTGTTCGCGCTTCTTACGGTACCGGCAGGGATGCTGCTCGCTCTTGTGCTTGCGGCGCTTACTCATAATCTTCTGAGGGGCAAACGGCTGTTCCAATTCGCGTTTTCGCTTCCGATGGTGCTTTCCGTCGGTTCCGCGGCCGTCATCTGGAAGTTTCTGTTTCATCCGTCGCTGGGCATGCTGAACTACGGACTGGAGCTGGCCGGTTTTGCACCGGTTCCCTGGCTGACCAGCCCGAAGTGGGCGCTCTTCTCCATCTCGCTCATGACCGTCTGGATGAATCTTGGCTTTAATTACATTGTGATTTCCAGCGGCATGCAGGGCATTCCGGATGACATGTACGAGAGCGCCAAGATCGGCGGTGCGGGCCCGGTGGCGATGTTCCGCCAAATTACGATTCCTCTCCTATCTCCGACGCTGTTCTTCGTTCTGGTCGTATCGATCATCAGCGCCTTTCAATCGTTCGGACAGATTAATATTTTGACTCAGGGCGGTCCGATGGACAGCACGAATGTCTTCGTCTATTCCATTTACCGGGAGGCCTTCGTGAATTTCCGGTTCGGAACCGGCAGCGCGCAGGCGTTGTTGCTGTTCGTGGTCATCATGCTCCTTACCCTGATTCAGTTCAAATGGATCGAAAGGAAGGTGCATTATCAATGA